The DNA window TCAATTAAGAAATTTAATTAATAAAAAAGTAGATGTTTCTTTTATTAAATCTGCTGCAGATTTATTTTATTTTTCTGGAACAGATAGAGCATCTATATTTGGTCATAAATTATATGATAAATATTTTTCAATATTTGATAATATAATTCCAGAAGATAGAGAATTTAAAGTGACTTGTTTGAAAAATTTAAATAACAAATGTATTGGTATTTTAAAAAAAGAGACTAAAAATGTTAGATGACGAGTTAATTGATCCATTAGTTATATCAGATGATATTTCAATTATTAAAGAAAATATAAAAGTAATAGCTAGAAATAGACAAATGGAATATTTATTTAAAGAAGCAAATATTGGAGAACTTATTGATATTGCAATAACTCCTCAAGATACTTCTTTAGAAGAAAGTGTTATTGGTTCTACTATTTCTACTGTAGCTATTAGTGCTGCATTATTATCATTATTAATAGCATTATACAATAAAGGCGAAGAGACATATAGTTTTGTATATTACAAATATTCTTGTGATAATTTAGTTAATTATTTCAAATCAGAACCATTCTTTATTAATCGTGGTGCAGAAGGAAAACTATTTGAATTTGAATTAAGTTTTCAAAAATGCTCACAGTATAAAACTTTTGTTACTCCATATAGTACATTTTTAAGTCCAGATAAAGCATTTGAATTAAAAACTTGTTTAAACAAATATATATGTGGAACATTCTTATATGTAATTAGAATTTATAAAGATTATTTAAAAAGTATCAATGTTCAAATTCCTAATAATATTAGAGATCCAAATGATTTATTAAGTCTAAAAGGAGAAAAATTAAAATTCTCTATTAAAACAAATATAACTGAAATGTATAAAAATTTAACTTCTTTCTTAAATCCTGAAAATAAAAAAAAATTTTTTACATTATTTTCTCTAACAATTCAAGATAATTTTGATATGGCAAGATTTAAATTTGATGATTTCAAATAAAATCAATAAGACAGAAGAAAATTCTTCTGTCTTATTTTTAATTAATCAATATATATTGGATCTTTATCTATATAGTCTGGGATTTTATGTTTTTCAGTACAGATAATTTTACATGGAATATCATTTGTCCATTTATATTTTTTCCAATTTTGTTCCATATCTGATTCAAAATCAGTTAGAAACAATATCAGACTCAATTCATTATCGCTATTTAAATATAAATCTTCTATTTTATCAAATACATCAACATGTGACGTACCACCCCTTCCTCTAAATGAGAAGATTTCTATATTATCCATTAAAATATCTTCATCACTCAATTCAACATAATTTGTTATTTTATAATCATGATCAATTTTTATTACTTTACTAAAGTAATATGCTGAATTTTTAATAATGCTAATAAATTTCTTAAAACTTTCAGATGACATGCTTCCAGAAGTATCAATACATAATAATAACGTACTAATTTTTTCTTCTGTACCAAATCCTGGAGATAATATATTATGTGCATTCAATCGCTTATTTATATTTTTCCAAGACTTATTTTCATTTGAAACAACAACTACAGATTTAATAGCATGTTCTACTAATTCTGTCCAAGGAAGTTTTACTTCTAAAATTTGCTTAATTAATTCCAATAATCCAGAAGAACCGTGTCCTCTTCCTTTAGTGGGATCTTGCATTAGTTGCGAATTTAATATACATTTTGCTTCAGATGTTATATTTCCTTGTTCTTCATTCATCTTATCTTTATTTGTTTTTTTATTTAATAT is part of the Ignavibacteriota bacterium genome and encodes:
- a CDS encoding VWA domain-containing protein → DINNGILTNIKIPKDRTIINKFVGENITAEEIYDYLMNDPEVKREKNTKIIKISDGSPGKGRSGEENVDSSGMELEVTEMKITMPDGQEIHHSVDVILNKKTNKDKMNEEQGNITSEAKCILNSQLMQDPTKGRGHGSSGLLELIKQILEVKLPWTELVEHAIKSVVVVSNENKSWKNINKRLNAHNILSPGFGTEEKISTLLLCIDTSGSMSSESFKKFISIIKNSAYYFSKVIKIDHDYKITNYVELSDEDILMDNIEIFSFRGRGGTSHVDVFDKIEDLYLNSDNELSLILFLTDFESDMEQNWKKYKWTNDIPCKIICTEKHKIPDYIDKDPIYID